The DNA window CTAGCCATCTTCCGTTCGCCCTGAGCTTGTCGAAGGGCCGTTCTTCTCGCGATCTCGCACAAGGATGGAAAAACAGGACGGGGCTTCGACAAGCTCAGCCCGAGCGGGGTTGGCTTGTGAGGGTTCGGAAAAACCCCTCCAGTTCCTCGCCATTCCGGTCCCAGCTGAACCGCTCCACTGTCGCACGCACCGCTGCGCGATCCGGCTTGTCCGCCAGCAATTCGCGCACCGCATCGGCGATCGCGCCGGGCTCCTGCGCCGTCACGCGGCCCGCCACCGCACTCGACACCAGTTCACGCGCGCCGCCCGCTTCGCTCACCACCACCGGCGTGCCGCAGGCGAGTGCTTCGACCCAGGCATTGGCCAGCCCTTCGCTGTCGGAAGGCGAAACCAGCACGTCCGCCGCTGACAGCCATTCGGGCAGATCATCATGCGGCACCGCCCCGGCGAAATGCACCCGGTCCGCCACCCCGCGCGCCTGCGCCAGCGCGCGATAGGATGCTTCCCGCTCACCCTTGCCGATCAGCAGCAGCGTGACGCCGGGCAGCGCGGCCAGGGCCTCGATCACCAGATCCTGCCGCTTGCGCTCGATCAGCGCGCCGAGCGTGGCGATCACCGGCCCGTCGATGCCGAGCCGCGCCCTTAGGCCCGTGCCATCCACTGGCCGGAAACGCGTCTGATCGCAGCCGGTATAATGCACCGTGATGCCGTCAGAAGGCATGCCGAGCGCGGCCATATCCTCCTTCAGCGCCCCGC is part of the Novosphingopyxis iocasae genome and encodes:
- a CDS encoding glycosyltransferase; its protein translation is MTLRILTLATLFPNAAAPNFGVFVERQTAALAAREGVEVTVVNPIGLPPFPLDRHPRYRALRELPRHERWRDLDVYRPRFRLLPGLPDRNLAAIARAVLPLVRDLHAKRPFDLIDAEFFYPDGPAAQAIAGALHLPYTVKARGADIHLWGRREGSREAVLAAARGAAGMLAVCGALKEDMAALGMPSDGITVHYTGCDQTRFRPVDGTGLRARLGIDGPVIATLGALIERKRQDLVIEALAALPGVTLLLIGKGEREASYRALAQARGVADRVHFAGAVPHDDLPEWLSAADVLVSPSDSEGLANAWVEALACGTPVVVSEAGGARELVSSAVAGRVTAQEPGAIADAVRELLADKPDRAAVRATVERFSWDRNGEELEGFFRTLTSQPRSG